The Acidimicrobiales bacterium nucleotide sequence GGCTCATAGCTTCGCTGCCCACCCTCGCGGTGTGGCTTCCATGCGATTTGCCGCCGCCCGGACGCGTCGGACCGGCCGCCACACCTTCGTGGCCGTCGATGGGGACGGCAGGGTCCTTGCTCACAGGACGGTCAAGGCGACCCCGGCCGGGCACCTGGATGCGCTTCGTTGGGCCGAGCAGTGGCCCGAGCGGACATGGGCGCTGGAGGACTGCCGTCACCTGAGCCGCCGGCTGGAGTCCGACCTCGTCCGAGCCGGCGAGCGGGTGCAGCGGGTCCCCCCCAAGCTCATGGCCGGTGCCCGGCGCAGTGCCGGCGAGCGCGGCAAGTCCGATCCCATCGACGCCACTGCCGTGGCCCGGGCGGCGTTGCGCGAGCCCGGCCTGCCCATGGCCCGCCTGGAGGGACCCGAGGCCGCCTGATGGAGCCGAACACCAGTTCGGCCCTGACATAGGAGCATCCCATGAGCGCCACCAAGCCCAACGTGACCGTTCCCGGCGGCGAGCCGCCTGCGCAGCTCGAGATCGAGGATCTGGAGGTGGGCACCGGCGCCGAAGCGGCAGCCGGCTCCCACGTCGACGTCCACTACGTGGGCGTGTCGTGGTCGAGCGGACGCCAGTTCGACGCGTCGTGGGACCGCAGGGACACGTTCTCGTTCCGCCTCGGGTCCGGACAGGTCATCGCCGGTTGGGACCAGGGCGTCGCCGGCATGAAGGTGGGCGGCCGCCGGCGCCTCACCATCCCGCCCGATCTCGGCTACGGCAGCAGGGGCGCGGGCGGCGTCATCGCCCCGGGCGAAACCCTGGTGTTCGTCGTCGATCTGATCGGGGTGCGCTGAGCGCGGCTGCGAGCCGGCGACCCGCCGGAGGTCCTTACCGGCGCATCTGGCCGAGGAGCCGGAGCACGTACCAGAACAGCAGCATCACGGATGCGAACAGCTGCACGGCGGCGCCGACGTAGGCCTCTGCCGGGTAGCGCTGCATGACGTTCTGCGTCTGGTACAGGATCGATGCGCCGGCCAGGGCGATCATCGCCAGCGAGAACCACACGCCGAGGTTCAGTCCGAACAGCACGGCGCCGACGATGAGCACGAGGGCGCACACGCCGCCCCACATCAGCATCGGACGGAGGAAGGAGAGGTCCTTGCGGGTCGTGTAGGCCACCGCGGTGAGGCCGGCGAAGCCGATGCCGGTGATGACGGCGGCCGCCCACACGGTGTTGGCGCCGTCGGCGTCGACCTTGAAGAAGTAGTACAGGAACGGGGCGAAGATCACCGCTTCGGCGGCGACGAGCAGGAACAACCCCTGGTACTGGCGTCCTGTGTCGCGGATGTCGTGGGCGAAGGTCGTGGCCAGCCAGCTGACGATCATGAAGCCGCCCATGATGAGCAACCAGGCGGGCCCCCCGCCGGCGATGAAGTCGTAGATCCTCTCGGCCACGCCCACCCGCAGGAACACCGCCTCGGTGGCGACGAAGGCCACCAGAGCGAGGACGAGGTGCTGATAGACCTTGACCACGAAGTCGGAGCGGGTGAACTCGTCGCGTTCGGCGACAGGGACCCC carries:
- a CDS encoding FKBP-type peptidyl-prolyl cis-trans isomerase, coding for MSATKPNVTVPGGEPPAQLEIEDLEVGTGAEAAAGSHVDVHYVGVSWSSGRQFDASWDRRDTFSFRLGSGQVIAGWDQGVAGMKVGGRRRLTIPPDLGYGSRGAGGVIAPGETLVFVVDLIGVR
- a CDS encoding Bax inhibitor-1 family protein, with amino-acid sequence MASVSYGVPVAERDEFTRSDFVVKVYQHLVLALVAFVATEAVFLRVGVAERIYDFIAGGGPAWLLIMGGFMIVSWLATTFAHDIRDTGRQYQGLFLLVAAEAVIFAPFLYYFFKVDADGANTVWAAAVITGIGFAGLTAVAYTTRKDLSFLRPMLMWGGVCALVLIVGAVLFGLNLGVWFSLAMIALAGASILYQTQNVMQRYPAEAYVGAAVQLFASVMLLFWYVLRLLGQMRR